CCGGGGTCCTGCGGGGGGTGCTCGGCCGGGTGGGGTGGGGGGTCTGGGGTTCGGCACTCCCGGCGCTCAGGAACGGTCAGGGAGGGCCGGAGGTCCCTCTGGGGCACGCAGGAGTTTCGGGGGGATGCGGGGCggtgggagggacagaggggaggCAGGACACGGCGCCCTCCCCTCCCGTGCTGCCCCCGCGGAGCGGCCCCAAGAACTTCCAAAAACAAGAGCGGGCAGAGGGGAGGGCGAGGAAAACCGGGCAGAGGAGCTTTTCCCCCACCTTTGCAGGGGCTGCCCCTTCTCCAGCCGCGTCCGAGGCTGCCGTGTGTCAGCAGTGCCGAAAACTGCCTTATTAGGAGAGAAACTATCGGGGAAAATCAGATCTTTGCTTAAAGCCGTTGCTCCGAGCGCAGGGCTGCCGGTGGGTGCCAGCCTGCGCTCATTCCTCAGGGAATGACTAGACATGAGCTCAGCGGCGTGGCCGGGAGGTGAGAGCATCCTCCCACCCATCCCACCGGTCCTGGCGGCAGCGGGAAAACCCCGGCTCGTCCCCGAGCGTTGTCGCGTCCATCCCACCCCGAAGAGCAGCCGGGAGAAGGCGACAGCGAGGGTTCGGCGCTGGCAATGCCAAAAGCGCTGGGGACAATGCCGGGTCGGATGACTCGGCAAAgcggctcctgctgcaggcGCTGCCGCTCGCAGCTCTGCGTGCGGGGCTTGCTCGGTCTCAGCCATCCCGGAGCCTGCCCGGCCTTCCAGCAGCGCATTCCCTTGCCGTGAGGTTATGGCACAGCGAGAAAACCCCGGCGGGTTTCGCAGGGAGCGCTGGCACGGGTCAGCTCGGTGCCGCTGGGGGGGCTGGTCCTGgcaggctggcacaggagcGGTTCttgggtttggggtctgggtTTGCACGCCTCGCTCCTCCTCCGCGGCAGTCAGACACTCTGATCGGGTTTTCATGGGGTTTTCTTTCCTCGTTTTGGACAGTCTGGGCCCGAATTGTCACCAGGGTGTTGAGCTCAGCCCTGTGGGTGACACAGGCAtggtcacagcagcagggcCGTGGTGGGACCCCCTGGCTCTGGGGTCTCACAGGGTGGGGAGGACAGGCTGAGACCTGTTACACTCATTGCTCTGCTTCACAccccctctccttcccagggacctgatggcacagcctgagccccctccagagctgcagctggatgaagccagagcacccccagccccacagggagcagctgaaggagctgctccacacCCAGACCGTCCTCACAGCCCCTTGGATCCAGCAGGGAATGGATCTAAACCCCTGCACAGGGGCAGCCCAGaccccagccaggagctgcaggctgccagcagggatcCTCCCCTGGAGATAAACACACCAGGGACTCAGGGGGATGAgggtgcagctggggctgggatccCGCTGGACGTGGATGCAGAGGGGACAGGAATGCCACTGGATGAGGATACAGCAGGAATTCCTCTGGATGTGGATGAAGGTGGGACAGGGATCCCAGTGGATGAGGATACAGCAGGAATTCCTCTGGATGTGGATGAAGGTGGGACAGGGATCCCAGTGGATGAGGATACAGCAGGAATTCCTCTGGACGTGGATGAAGGCGGGACAGGGATCCcagtggctggagcagggatcccaGTGGCCATGGACACAGAAAGGGCAGGGATCCCAGACAATGCAGATGGGGCAGGGATCCCGCTGGACATGGACACAGAGGGAGCAGGCGGCCCTCTGGATGCCAACGCCACAGAACACCAGTGCCTgaccctggaggagctggggaatTATTTCCAGGAGTGCATCGAGGTcgtggagcagctggagagggagCGGGACAGCCTGATCGCCGAGCTGGCGCAGCTGCGCGAGCCGGCGCTGCAGGAGATCCGCCATGCCCACGAGGAGATCCAGGCGgcctgcaggctgctggccaaggtggagctggagagggacaaCCTGCGCGACGAGATCCGCCAGATCAAGCAGAAGCTCTTCAAGGTGACCAAGGAGTGCGTGGCCTGCCAGTACCAGCTGGAGAGCCGGCGGCACGACCTCTCCCAGCACGCCGCCTACCAGGGCGAGCTGCAGAGCCAGGCGGGGCAGCTCTCGGGGGAGCTCTCCCAGCTGAAGGAGACCTgcgagaaggagaaggaagtcCTGAGGCAGCGCCTGGAGGCTCCTCCCTGCCGGCAGGACAACCTGTACCTGCAGGAGAGCCGCAGGCTGTCGCTGGAGTTCGAGAGCTTCGTGGCCGAGAGCCGGCGGGGGCTGGAGGAGCACTACGAGCCGCAGCTGCTGCGGCTGCTGGAGCGGCGCGAGGCCGGGGCCAAGGCGCTGCAGGAGATGCAGGGAGAGATCCAGGGCATGAAGGAAGCCCTCAGGCCCCTGCAGGGCGAGGTCAGCCGGTTGAGGCTGCAGAAccgcagcctggaggagcagattGTCCTGGTCAAGCAGAAAAGGGATGAGGAGGTCGGGCAGTACCGGGTACGGGCCCCGAAGGGCACAGCTCCGTCCTCTTGGGAGAGAGGGGGCTGTGCTTGGCACCCAGGGAAACGGGCGTCCTGCAGGGTTTGCTTGTAGGGCCCAGGGAAATGGGGTGGATGAGGATGGGGAGGATGTGGAATGTCTCCTGCTGGTGGGAATCAAAATTCTCCCACACCCTGGCATGGGCCAGGTgaagcagcagcccctgggcctaAGGCAAACCCTGAGATGTGGTGGGAAAGCTTGGGGCTTCACACAGCTTGGAAAATAGGTTTCTCCTGGATATCTTCACTTGGTTTTGGCCCTTCAGAAATGGCTCCAGGGATGAAGTGGAAGGGATGGGGGATTTCCTTCCCAAAGCTCAGCgacactgctgggcacaggcacCAGACccttcccacagctcctctgagcacagcactGAGCCAAGATGCCTGGAAAAGCCAGTTTTAAatacaggtggcttttcttttcctgctgggGCAGGTTCTGCCCTTCCTGCTGCCAAGGAAGGGTCTCACCAtgtccccacagcccaggccaggctgcccctGGGAGGGTGATTTGGCTGGGCCAGGCACCCCCCTGGCCTGAGGGACGAGGCAATTCAATATCTCCAAGAGCACATTTGGCAAGGAGGCTCCACAATTAATCTCCCCCCTTTCAACACTCTCTGTTCTCGGCTCGCAGtctctgcctcctcccagcaGTTTCTGGAAGCTGCCATTCCTCCCCTGCCAccacagctcctccctgctggcGTGGGGATCAGAACCAGCACCCACACCAAGCTTGGCCTGCATTTTCAGGGTCCCTTGGACCCCTGGTGTGCCTCCACATTTTCCTCTTCCCAAATTCCTTATTTATCTCCCTCTGACTCACACGTTTATACAGCTCTGGCAGCTTCTCAAAACACACACCAAGTGGTTCAGGGGACAAAACCAAGCAGCCAGGAGAAGCCTAGGGacaaaacacagcccagcccagcctaaATCCCCAGCTGGGTGTTAAAACAAAGGTTTGTTTGCAGAGGTTTTTAAAGAgggcagctgggcagagggaggCACAGGGAGACCCCCGAGAGTGAGgggagccctgctgctcctcgcTCCCTCAGCTACCCAGCCCTCTTCTCCCGCAGGAGCaggtggaggagctggaggacaGGCTGAAGGAGCTCAAGAACGgggtgcagctccagcagcgcaagaaccaggagctggaggagctcagGAGCAGCCTCCACCGGGAGCTCTCCATCTACAAGTGAGTTTGGGTCCGTCCCTGCggggcacaggggcacagggtGGTGGGGACACGGTCTGGGGACAGCACAGGCTCCTCCTCCCGGGCCCCAGCGGGAATTCCAGCTCCTCGGCACAACAGCCGAGAGGGATTTGCTGGGAACTCCCGCAGAGGGGTGGATGGCTTCCCGAGAAGCAGGCGTGGCAATTTAAGTGGTGGTTTCCTCAGGAATACGTGGAAAGGAGCTGAGGTTTGGCTTTGGGAAGCTGGAGCTGTTCTGTCCTGGTTGCACTCAAGGATGAGTGATGTGCAATGTGAATTTCTAAAGCTCCAGAAGACATCCATGAGTTTGGGGATTGTTTTACTCACCCAGCTTGGAGCTGCTGTGTTATTCCAGCCTCAGCTGCACACAATTTTAACCATTTTCTTCAGCCTCACTGCTCCTTCAgcactcttttttccccttctccacCCAAACACCTCAGGAGGACATTCCCTAGCCCAAAGGTTTTTTATCCAAGCACAGGGATGAGCTCTCAGCCTGTCCTTGCAGCCTGGGGTTCTCCTAAACCACAGCCCAACGTTTAATCCCAAACACAGCAGTGAGTCTCTTAACTCCTGGAATTTCCAAAttgccatccctggaagtgaCACCTTTAAATGAGCTTTCACATTTGCTCTGGGGAGCTCAGAGTTaagtgcagctctgagctgccttTTCCATCAGCTCCCACCAAAAATGACATTCCCTTCTGTTAAATCCTCTTTGCCAAGGGCTCTGAAGGGCTGGGCCCCCACACTCAAGACCATGGCCTGAGCCCCTTGAAGTTTTTCCCAATTCCTTTCTTCCATACTACAAACagaacttttttcccctcttttctccAGCCAAAGCACTGATGTAAATATTCCATAGCCTGAATTTCCTCTCTCCCCTCACAGGAGCTGCTTAGAAATCTACGGCCACCTCTGCAAATCGGAggaaaaagcagagcaggactCTTAGAACACAGAATTTTCCTCTTTGTAGCAAAAGCCAGTGGACAGAGGCTCCAAGGGATGTCTCCTCGTGCTGCTTTACCCTGCCTgatgtgcagcagctgcctggagctgggaataCCATCCCTTTCCCTGGGTATtcccccaggtgctgctgctgctcttgatGTAAAACTGCTTTTccccagaggagcagagcaaaCCATCTTTGGACTGAACAATGGACATGGATGAGGAATAACTGATTGatgttttgctgtgtttgggaaAATGCTGTCTTGTTCAAGCCTGCACAGAAAGTTCTGACAGCTGGTGGTAGTGGGGGTTTGACTTTTAAAGTTTACATGCAAGAGAAGCATTCTCCTTTGAAGAggattttcttttgtatttcgAGAGTTTCTGCTGTACTGGGACATGCTCCACAGAAATGAGGAGGTGGGGAAGAGGTTTCCACTTTATATCGAGTCTcacactgaaaataaaaggTCAGAGTTTAAGGAGCCTTTTCATTCTCAGAGCTGCGTCTCAAAGGCCCAAATTTGTCTGTCAAACTGAGGTGGTTGTGTCAAAGTCATGGAAAGGGCTAAAGGCAGATTTAAAAtgcagacagcagcagggcttgaGGGAAGAACAATTCAGGGATTTTGTGCCTGCTTGGGGGTTTGAGTgctcattaatttattttacaaagcagcagaaatgagaGGGGGAGAAATATCCAACTTGATgtcttaaaaatttaaaaatctcccTAGCAGCACCCAACCTCATGGACACACATAGGCAGAGACCACATTCTGAAAACACCCTCACCAAAGCAGCAAATGCACAAAGAGCACAGAACTCCCCAACCTGGGCAGCGTTTACGTAGAAAAACTTTATTCCAACTGAAGAACTTACACGCAATTAGTCATGAGGAGATGGAGAGAAcaggctgctggtggcactgacaCCCGAGTGGAAGACGTGCAGGACCTTGTGGTCAAGGACTGAACTCCTAAAAAAAGTGAGTTCACCCACATTTCACTTGTTTCCCACCAGCTGCCAAGGCTGTTGAGGGCACCGGGGTCACCCGTTGGTACAAACAAACACCTTTCACGACTTGAGGGCTCCCCCAAGTTTCAAAAACCATTtcacagaaaggaaagaaacattATGTGAAAACACAGCTCAAGAAACACACAACAGAGCAAAAAATATGGGAGGTGAGAGAGGGTTTGCAGGAATAGCTAAAACCAAAACGCTGgcacccagcagcagggaggaaagggaaaggaaggaatgaAAAACCCAGAACTGCcaggagtgaaaaaaaaaagaaatttcagtTCAAGTCAGAACTTGCAAGTCTTGTATCTGCAAAGGCAGAAAAAGCCACAAAGTACAGATAACTAAAGGAATTCCAAGGCTTCTGAGTTGTACTGAGGAGGACAAGACCTTCCACACCATTTCTGAGCTGTCAGGGGATTAACACTTGGATCATCTCTGTTGGCTCAAGCCcactggggcagctctgccaatTTAACTTTTGTTTAAATTAGGCAAaagcctgtggctgcagcaagcaaaagagagaggaaaataaacGAATCCCAAGCTTGCTGTGTGAGGAAGGCAGTTAAAAAGGGACAGACAGACCAAtggagcaggctgctgcaggaactCTGGCcaaggagccacagcagggcctggctgagggggctgagccctttctgctttttgggtGGTGGGCTCTCAGTGTGTGGTGGGAAAAGCCTGTGATGGATCTACAGGAGGATGGCTGAACACAAAGTCAACGTGTGTGTCTCAAAACCAGTGTTAAGTCAATCTCAGGGCtgagagggaagagaaggagaaagacTAAAACCAAGGAGAAGTTGCCATCTAGGAGCCTTGGCCTTCTGGATCCACGCTTCCTTCGGGATCTTCATCGTTGTAGATGTTCTCTGCCTGCAAGACAGGGATGGAGGCACTCAGGGAGCATGTCCCACCCTCTGGTCAGGATTCCACCCCAGGAAGTTCTGGTCATTTTATTATTTGCAGATATGGATCACCCATCCCTGATTTACATACACAAACAAACCTATCCATAAATGCAGGTCTCAAAAAATGTCCTGCAAAAAGGCATCTGCTAAAGGTGAGTCCACTGCAAGACTCACAGAAGAGTTTCAAGTATTTGTTTTGTAGATCCTCTACTCAGCAGCACTTTCTAGAAGAACTACACAGAAAGCTGCCAAGAACAAAAATTAGagataaacaaacaaaaaaaaattaggaaaatggTCTTGTCAAAGCTCAAGATTATTTTCCAAAACCTTCAACAGCTGGGAATGTAGGGGCCAGCAAACTGTGCCTGTTCACCAGCACCCTTTTCATCTTTGGAGAATGAAATCTCAAATATTCTTTAAGACAATAATACAGAAACCTCAATTTCATCCTTGGTTCTCACACACTGTTTTCATTCAaacacaaaagggaaaaatttcCTTCTGCACCaacacttccttttttttttttttcaaacacaaaACATCTCCTGAGTATTTGGAAACCATTGCTCTGGCCAAAGCCAAAAGGGATTTCACTGCCCCTTTGAGATTTCAGCAGTGCTACAAACTGGGTAATTCAGAAGGCTGCAAATAAAAGCAGGAATGCTGAAATCCAGGAATTCCAACACCACCCTGCACCTTCCCAAACAACTCACCATTTGCCAGACTTGCATGATATTATCTTCTGATACAGAACAAATGACCCAGGGCTCATTGGGATTCCAGGAGAAATCTGAGATCTTTGCAGTATGACCACCATGGATGAACTGGGATTGGGGAAACAAAAAAGGGAATGGTTTGAAATTTGCACTGCAGGATGAGTAATAAGTGAAATTAATTAGTGAGAGTGAAAAGGCTCACCAACAGCTCTGGGGGGCCATCCTCAGCATCCTCAGGGGATTGCTCCTCTCCAAttttactgcaaaaaaaaaaaaaaagagaggaaaaaaagaaaatgtgtgggttggtttggtttgttttttttttttttgaggtgtgATGCAATTAATGAGGAATattttgaggaatttgggatttaCCTCAAGTCCCAAACGTTTAGCCTGCGGTCTGTGCCACTGGAGGCCAGGATGGTTTCATTATGGGGAGACCACTGAACCTGCAGACAGGATAAATTTAAAAGTGAGTTTTGAGAAGCTGTAACGTTCCCCAACACTTCATTTTGTACCCTGGAAGCTCTACACAAACTCAAATTGATGCCAACACAAATACAAATAGTGTAAACAACCTTTATCACAGGAAGACTTGTGAATgttcaaagacaaaaaaagacatttcacCAAAAAGGTGCCACCTGGAACTTTTCCTCTAACAAACCCCATGTGTTTCCCAGTGCAAACAGCTCCAAGGGTACTGGCTGCTCCTTATCTTAACAAGGATTGCACAAACAGAACCCACAGACTCCttcagcagcaggcacagctctcaCATGAAAAGAAATCACTGTAATTAAGCTTAACTGCCCAAAAGCTCACATTTACTGCTCCTGCTGGAGATAAAGCTCTCCAGAACACACCACTTCTAATAGGATCACAGGATTAGGAAGGAACACAGAATTCTGCACACTAATGTGGCATTTCAGGattctgtaattttatttaGACATAACACAGTCTGAACTGATAATCcctccaccaaaaaaaacccctctgcaTATTTTCCCTCTGATTAAGGAACGAGTTGGAGATGGAAATATTTAATCTGCTAAGCAGGTGCTGCCCATGGAGTGAACATTCTCTATTTACAGCAGCAAAATCAGCAATTATCTTTTGTCAGAGAGTGTTAAagcttcctgcaggagcaggctgaggagaTGCAAGCACTGCAGCCATTTCCCTGGCCTCCTGCTTCAATCTGCTGCCATGAATAATTTAATGGACTCTGCACTGCTACCATTTCATCCTCCTGCTGTGGTTAAAGCTCCAGAGCATTTCCCTGATCCCTTTCTGGACTCTCTTTCTGCatgggagctctgcagctccacaaCAACAACACCCAGAAAAATATAAGCAGATGAAAGAAGAGAATATCAGTTTTTAAGTGCAAAAACATTGTGGAAGAACTACTTTCCCTGTCCAGGCTGCTGACTAGAACTAAGTCTGTGAGGATACAAGATAAAGACTTTTTTTATACCTGAAATATTTCATCTTTATGTGATTCAAAGGAGTGCAGCTTCAGTTTTAGGTTCCTCAAGTCCCATAGAGCAACagtctagagaaaaaaaaataaaaatattttgttgaagTAACCAGCATGGACATCCACCCCAGAAAGTGAGCAAGGACATTGCAAGGTGCAGGCAGAAGTACCTTATCAGCTGATCCTGTGGCCAGGATAAACTCACTGTAGGGGTTGAAGGAGAGGCAGTTCACCTCAGCTGTGTGAGCATCCACAGAATGACTGGGCTTGGAGGTGTTGTTCGACCGCGTGTCCCAGCTGGAGGGAAAACATGCAATGAGCTGAGGTTTGCACCCATCCCACCCATCATGGAGATGGGAAAGCCTGAGGGGCACAAACAAGCTGGGAAGGGGTTCCCTCACTTACATCATGAGCTTCTGATCATCAGCCACAGATCCAAAGAGGGATTCATGGAGCAGGTGCCAGGACACATCTTCCACCACCGCTGTGTGCCCCGTGAAGATGGTCTTGGCATCCACCACTTTGCCTTCTTTGGGAACAGCACTGATATCCCACAAGCAAATGGTCTTTGAAAgaacaaaaaggtaaaaatgtACATCTTTAGACCCTGtttccctcctccccctcaAACCCAGATGTTTTTGTCCTTCgcagggcacagcaagtgcaggCTGAGCCCAAGCACTCACGTGATCGTCAGAGGCACTCAGCAAGTGCCCGCTGAGGTTGGGGTTCCAGGAGAGCCCATAGCCCTCCTTCTGGTGCCCACGGAGACGCAGGTCGGGGTTGCACTCTCCAGAAGGATCTGCAACAAGGCAGGGTAAGGGTTCCAGGGCCTGAATCATTCCCAGCACATCCTGGAATAGCTGGCATTAAGTTTATGGAACTTTAACCCAGTAG
Above is a genomic segment from Passer domesticus isolate bPasDom1 chromosome 24, bPasDom1.hap1, whole genome shotgun sequence containing:
- the SYNC gene encoding syncoilin is translated as MCSAEPAALGSGGGRDLMAQPEPPPELQLDEARAPPAPQGAAEGAAPHPDRPHSPLDPAGNGSKPLHRGSPDPSQELQAASRDPPLEINTPGTQGDEGAAGAGIPLDVDAEGTGMPLDEDTAGIPLDVDEGGTGIPVDEDTAGIPLDVDEGGTGIPVDEDTAGIPLDVDEGGTGIPVAGAGIPVAMDTERAGIPDNADGAGIPLDMDTEGAGGPLDANATEHQCLTLEELGNYFQECIEVVEQLERERDSLIAELAQLREPALQEIRHAHEEIQAACRLLAKVELERDNLRDEIRQIKQKLFKVTKECVACQYQLESRRHDLSQHAAYQGELQSQAGQLSGELSQLKETCEKEKEVLRQRLEAPPCRQDNLYLQESRRLSLEFESFVAESRRGLEEHYEPQLLRLLERREAGAKALQEMQGEIQGMKEALRPLQGEVSRLRLQNRSLEEQIVLVKQKRDEEVGQYREQVEELEDRLKELKNGVQLQQRKNQELEELRSSLHRELSIYKSCLEIYGHLCKSEEKAEQDS
- the RBBP4 gene encoding histone-binding protein RBBP4 isoform X3, which codes for MADKEAFDDAVEERVINEEYKIWKKNTPFLYDLVMTHALEWPSLTAQWLPDVTRPEGKDFSIHRLVLGTHTSDEQNHLVIASVQLPNDDAQFDASHYDSEKGEFGGFGSVSGKIEIEIKINHEGEVNRARYMPQNPCIIATKTPSSDVLVFDYTKHPSKPDPSGECNPDLRLRGHQKEGYGLSWNPNLSGHLLSASDDHTICLWDISAVPKEGKVVDAKTIFTGHTAVVEDVSWHLLHESLFGSVADDQKLMIWDTRSNNTSKPSHSVDAHTAEVNCLSFNPYSEFILATGSADKTVALWDLRNLKLKLHSFESHKDEIFQVQWSPHNETILASSGTDRRLNVWDLSKIGEEQSPEDAEDGPPELLFIHGGHTAKISDFSWNPNEPWVICSVSEDNIMQVWQMAENIYNDEDPEGSVDPEGQGS
- the RBBP4 gene encoding histone-binding protein RBBP4 isoform X2, whose translation is MADKEAAFDDAVEERVINEEYKIWKKNTPFLYDLVMTHALEWPSLTAQWLPDVTRPEGKDFSIHRLVLGTHTSDEQNHLVIASVQLPNDDAQFDASHYDSEKGEFGGFGSVSGKIEIEIKINHEGEVNRARYMPQNPCIIATKTPSSDVLVFDYTKHPSKPDPSGECNPDLRLRGHQKEGYGLSWNPNLSGHLLSASDDHTICLWDISAVPKEGKVVDAKTIFTGHTAVVEDVSWHLLHESLFGSVADDQKLMIWDTRSNNTSKPSHSVDAHTAEVNCLSFNPYSEFILATGSADKTVALWDLRNLKLKLHSFESHKDEIFQVQWSPHNETILASSGTDRRLNVWDLSKIGEEQSPEDAEDGPPELLFIHGGHTAKISDFSWNPNEPWVICSVSEDNIMQVWQMAENIYNDEDPEGSVDPEGQGS
- the RBBP4 gene encoding histone-binding protein RBBP4 isoform X1 codes for the protein MADKEGKGSGRAGAASAVRRGVPPPPSAFDDAVEERVINEEYKIWKKNTPFLYDLVMTHALEWPSLTAQWLPDVTRPEGKDFSIHRLVLGTHTSDEQNHLVIASVQLPNDDAQFDASHYDSEKGEFGGFGSVSGKIEIEIKINHEGEVNRARYMPQNPCIIATKTPSSDVLVFDYTKHPSKPDPSGECNPDLRLRGHQKEGYGLSWNPNLSGHLLSASDDHTICLWDISAVPKEGKVVDAKTIFTGHTAVVEDVSWHLLHESLFGSVADDQKLMIWDTRSNNTSKPSHSVDAHTAEVNCLSFNPYSEFILATGSADKTVALWDLRNLKLKLHSFESHKDEIFQVQWSPHNETILASSGTDRRLNVWDLSKIGEEQSPEDAEDGPPELLFIHGGHTAKISDFSWNPNEPWVICSVSEDNIMQVWQMAENIYNDEDPEGSVDPEGQGS
- the RBBP4 gene encoding histone-binding protein RBBP4 isoform X4, translated to MAAFDDAVEERVINEEYKIWKKNTPFLYDLVMTHALEWPSLTAQWLPDVTRPEGKDFSIHRLVLGTHTSDEQNHLVIASVQLPNDDAQFDASHYDSEKGEFGGFGSVSGKIEIEIKINHEGEVNRARYMPQNPCIIATKTPSSDVLVFDYTKHPSKPDPSGECNPDLRLRGHQKEGYGLSWNPNLSGHLLSASDDHTICLWDISAVPKEGKVVDAKTIFTGHTAVVEDVSWHLLHESLFGSVADDQKLMIWDTRSNNTSKPSHSVDAHTAEVNCLSFNPYSEFILATGSADKTVALWDLRNLKLKLHSFESHKDEIFQVQWSPHNETILASSGTDRRLNVWDLSKIGEEQSPEDAEDGPPELLFIHGGHTAKISDFSWNPNEPWVICSVSEDNIMQVWQMAENIYNDEDPEGSVDPEGQGS